The genome window TTTGAACAACAAGATTCATAATATGAGCCATATACCTCACGTGAAGGTGCTTACTATTCATAGAATTGGTCCCCCATTTAGTTAACTTCTTAGAAAGCTCATTCACCGTCACATCATTTGAACTAGCATTATCAACTGTGACGGTGAAAATCTTTTGTAACCCCCACTCTTTTAAATAATTAACAATACTATTTGCCATATCTTCACCCCTATAACTAGAAATTGGATAAAAGTTGATAATTCTTTTATCATTTTCCATTCATTATCAATCCAATGAACAGTAATACATATATAATTTATTCGTTGTAAGGAAGTCCAAGTATCAGTGGTAAGACAAACTCTATGATCTTTAAAAAATTTCACCAACTTACGTTTTTTCTAATTGAAACGATCAAAACAGTCCCGAGTCATAGTTCTACGGGAAGGAATTCGAAAAAAAGGTTGTGCAACTTTCATAAAATTTATAAAACCTTCCATTTTAACAAAGCTGAAAGGAAGTTCATCAATAATCACCATACTACACAAAGCCTTCCTCCATTGTTCTTGATCATATTTCCAAGGAACAACAGCTATATCACCCTTATTATCCCCCGGAACAGGTTGAAAGGCTAATTTTGATTGACTTGTTTCAACATTTAAAGGTATTTTTTTACAATTGGCCATATGAGTAAGCAATGCTTTCGTACCATTATATTTTGTATCAGCAAAATATTCTCTTTTGCAATATTTACAGACACCCTTTTTATTTCCTTCAGAATCAACAATTTGGTCAAAATGATCCCATGCACGAGacctttttttcctttctttccttACCGTCAACTGAACTGATTGAGATTGTATCGTGGAATTTGAATTAGAAGCTCCACTTTCACCAATCACCTTATCAAGTGTCATATTTTCAGCCATGCTTTTGTGTCACTGTatgttttaattaaaaaaataagcaGCGAGCCAACAAACCTTAAAAATGCAATAAAAGAACTAATAAAATAGTGGGTGGATTCACATGTGATATAGTGAATTTGTATGCAAGAAAAGAACCAACAATACAGTGGGTGAATTCATATGTGACAGTGGATTTGGCAACAACAAAGGAATATGTCCATTGTCCAGATATCAAAAGATGTCAACAAATAATCAAATGCTTTAACTCTAATTAAACGAAATAAATCCAGAACTTCGAAGACCAACGCCCAAGAATTCCTCAAAATTTTAGTACTTATCTCAAATTAAATCCAAAACAACCTCAAACAATGAGTTAGAAAATTCAAAAACAGTGACCCAAAAAATAATGAGGAAAATGAGAATTGTAAAGTGATGAAGAGAATCATAAACTTACCCGAAATTGGTGGAGATTGTCGATGGAGAAGTGAAAAAAGAAACTGGTCGGCCTTTGGTACAGGCTGCACGATAGTCGACATGAGCTCACAAAATGATAATCGAAAATACAGAATTATAAAACATGAGCacaaaataaagaattgaaactAATCAAAAAtcctatatttttattatagaaaTCTACCGTAAAACTCAAAAGAAAGGAATGAAATTAGTTCTAAGAAAGAAGTAATTAAAGTTCAAACTTTGGAATAAAAACTTACGGTTCTTACTTTAAGATTCTAAGAAAGTGGTTGTACTTTGAATTTTGAAGAAGAAGTGATGAAGAATGGAATAAGAGTCTAAAGAGTGAAATGCGGCTGGAAAAATTGGGAGAAAAAGAGAGAATGAAGCCCCATATGTATTTATATACTTAAGggtaaaatcataattttattaAATCTTATTAGGTTATCGGTTAACCCGTTAAGAAAATTGGGCAAATCGAGACCcgaaccgataacccaatagtGAAAAATTACTAAATCGTTACCGAACCGTTAACCCAATAATTCGATACCGATACTCCAATAAGCTTTTTTCTGTTTGGGCTATCGGTTATACCCGATATTTGCGCAGCCCtaattactattgccccaagcgagtcgTTTGGGGCGTTCTTCTCAATTCGAAGAGCTTCAGGGTCATCCCGTTTTGATATACCCACCGATTGATGACTTCGATGGGAAGCATCATCGATCTCCAACGACTTGGGGACTTTGTTCGAGTCCTTCTCCGATATTCCCCCAGTTCGAGATGGAGCCTCATCAACCGCCATCGACccagctgcctttggggcatcaatggttttcttcactcgggccaccagtataGACCCGtcgttttctttttctccttcatcttcatcccttagacgccgaacaaattcttcggtcaaagggatgatgttcttcctcggcttacgagccgtcctcgtCTAAAGCTTTGGATCCTCGGCAGTACAGGCCattttctcttattatccttcgCCGGTTTCGGAACTAAGGTCGAAGTCTCTTCTTCGCCAGACGAGGGGCCCATTATGTAtctttaattatatctaaagtaggattcttccactataagagggatatcTACTATTTTGTAAAGCAGGAGACTAAGACTTGAATATACTATCATATTATTCACAGAGAAAAACATACTGATATCCATATAGAGTTTATCCTCTTGTGAGATTTATActttgattcatcttgcttgttcataaactaGTTTCctattcaatttggtttgtatttaaTTCTTATACAGTCGATactcaatatatttctacttactttccaatttgtgccaagttatacctcgtacccttagaactacgtataaattcaactctatccgttttttggaTTAAcaaagctttttcctgagctcggaatctaaccccgtacccaggtatacctttcgttcgggaaaatattcgattagtatgacttgctccaactcttgTTGATTGGGTAGCGTTGGAATCATCGGGGATCACGAAGGATCGAGAGATCCCatgttcatcatcttcgtcagtcttctgattctctaattGGGTCGAAGTTGACGTTTGTGATTACTATTTGGTATTCCGTTCCCCCTTTGAATCCGATCCTTTTGCTGGTGATAATGATGATATaggaatcacttcatcgacgacaaacatttcttttgcggccggttgctccTGTAGACCATTTTagttccctccgatgttgggaacttcaaaacctggtggagggttgagggtacaaccctcatattgtggatccatggtctttcgaacagggcgttgtatctcatatcgccttcgatcatgtggaactttgtttcttgaatggtCCCGGTCACGTTAACTAGTAGGATTATTTCTCCCTTtatggtttcacatgccatattgaatctatTTAGTACCAAGGTTGCGGGCACAATCTGGTCTTGTAGACcaagttgctctacgaccctcaatcgaatgatgttggccgaactacctggatcaattaacacacgtttaacccttggcctcgatcatttcTCTTTTCGCCTCATACGGGGTTGCGTAAAAgttcgctacccctacgatctccgttataTGGCCGGTATCGACCGttgtttgaccttggttctcggtcgatatcCCTTTTAAAATTGGATCCAGAACCCAACTGATCGTCtttgactcttattttggattgataccgattgtgcacatcggcccaagtaatagctgggtactcgatcaggttatgcttcagccgccgtgaagccatcgagcttcgttcgtttagaccttgagtgaaagcttgaacagctcaatcgtctgtgactggtggtagatccattcgttccatttagaaacgagatacaaattctcttagcatctcgttatccttttgtctcaCCTTGAATAAGTCCGACTTCCGGGTCTTGACTTTTATGgccccagcatgtgcttttacgaaacaatctacaagcatagcaaaagaatcgatagagttagacggtaaattgtgataccatatcattttcCCCttcgacagggtttcaccgaattttttcaataatacagattcgatctcatcgtcctctagatctttccctttaatggcacatgtgtaagaggtgacatgttcgttgggtcagtcgttccattatacttaggaatttcgggcatgcgaaacttctttgggattggtttaggagacacgctcggggggaaagacttttgtataaattttttggaatctaagcctttcaatatcgggggtgcccttggatctgatcaaccctggagttgtatgtctccacttttttgttattttcttcgatcctcttttctcctgactctattcgttttgtcagttcttcgaacatcttaacaattcgggattagtccctgattcttgctcatttgaccttactatagctggccctgttttgtgggtgacttcttggggtggactgggctcgagtctggtcggtgcctgggtttggctctacaactaggctatcgctacttgttgagcttgcaacatctcAAAGATCATAtgcaagctgattccgttttcctcagcGTTTTGAGTATTCCGAGTTGCAGACCGAGTTCCACCTTGAACGTTATTTTCAGGGTCGAAACGTTAGTttgcctcgatggccacatgtgaattaacgtctattatctcttcgacccgagctccaacgggatcgacgagtggccttctATCCCCAGGGGTTaagttgttattctcatcttgaaggcctgcttcgttgtcgataggtagggccattaattgagagatAGTTGTTTTTAacctggaatcaaagacacttccgagagcaagcgtaaaatggtgtgttttgtaaagattcgtaccaaacaaccactgttatccttagcaccacggtgggcgtcaaactgtttaTCCAAAAAatggataaagttga of Nicotiana tomentosiformis chromosome 7, ASM39032v3, whole genome shotgun sequence contains these proteins:
- the LOC138895418 gene encoding zinc finger BED domain-containing protein RICESLEEPER 1-like, producing MAENMTLDKVIGESGASNSNSTIQSQSVQLTVRKERKKRSRAWDHFDQIVDSEGNKKGVCKYCKREYFADTKYNGTKALLTHMANCKKIPLNVETSQSKLAFQPVPGDNKGDIAVVPWKYDQEQWRKALCSMVIIDELPFSFVKMEGFINFMKVAQPFFRIPSRRTMTRDCFDRFN